A window from Nitrospirota bacterium encodes these proteins:
- a CDS encoding co-chaperone GroES, whose amino-acid sequence MKFKPLKDRVFISYTEDVEKTPGGIYVPETAKEKPQRGKIEAVGSEVKEVKVGDEVMFDRYSGSKIKMNGSEYLIIKEEDILGIVE is encoded by the coding sequence ATGAAGTTCAAGCCATTGAAAGACCGGGTATTTATCTCTTACACAGAGGACGTTGAGAAGACTCCAGGAGGCATTTATGTGCCTGAAACCGCAAAGGAGAAGCCCCAGAGGGGAAAGATTGAGGCTGTTGGTTCCGAGGTCAAGGAGGTCAAGGTTGGTGATGAGGTAATGTTTGACAGATACTCAGGCTCCAAGATAAAGATGAACGGTTCAGAGTACCTGATCATCAAGGAAGAAGATATTCTTGGAATAGTTGAATAA
- the groL gene encoding chaperonin GroEL (60 kDa chaperone family; promotes refolding of misfolded polypeptides especially under stressful conditions; forms two stacked rings of heptamers to form a barrel-shaped 14mer; ends can be capped by GroES; misfolded proteins enter the barrel where they are refolded when GroES binds), whose translation MAAKQLFFNEEARQAILRGVTLLTDAVKATLGPKGRNVIIDRKFGAPTITKDGVTVAKEIELKEPFENMGAQLVREVASKTSDAAGDGTTTATVIAYALYREGMKNVTAGSNPMDLKRGIEKAVEAAVEELKKMSKPVQDKKEIAQVGTISANSDPSIGELIADAMDKVGKDGVITVEEAKSMATTLDIVEGMQFDRGYISPYFITDPERMECSLEDAYILIHDKKISSMRDLIPLLEQIAKMGRPLLILSEDVDGEALATLVVNKLRGTLQICAVKAPGFGDRRKAMLEDIAILTGGTVISEDLGMKLETVKINDLGRAKKITVDKENTTIVEGAGDTSSIQGRIKQIKTQMEETTSDYDREKLQERLAKLAGGVAVINVGAATETEMKEKKARVEDALHATRAAVEEGIIPGGGVALLRCIPAIDALNLEGDQQVGVSIVRKALEEPIKQIVVNAGLEGAIIVEKVKDSKDLNYGFDAQDEKFTNMIEAGIIDPTKVTRTALQNAASVASLMLTTEVMVTDIPEKEAPGMPPGMPPGGGMDMY comes from the coding sequence ATGGCTGCAAAACAGTTGTTTTTCAATGAGGAGGCAAGACAGGCTATCCTTAGAGGTGTTACGCTTCTAACAGACGCAGTAAAGGCAACACTGGGACCCAAGGGAAGAAATGTGATAATTGACAGGAAGTTCGGCGCACCCACTATCACAAAAGACGGCGTAACCGTGGCAAAGGAGATTGAACTCAAGGAGCCCTTTGAGAATATGGGGGCACAGCTCGTCAGGGAGGTAGCTTCAAAGACCTCTGACGCAGCAGGTGACGGTACAACCACTGCAACGGTCATAGCCTATGCACTTTACAGAGAGGGAATGAAGAATGTCACCGCCGGTTCAAACCCCATGGACCTCAAGCGGGGAATCGAGAAGGCCGTTGAAGCGGCAGTTGAAGAACTGAAGAAGATGAGCAAACCTGTACAGGACAAGAAGGAGATAGCACAGGTAGGCACGATCTCGGCAAACAGTGACCCTTCAATCGGTGAGCTTATTGCCGATGCAATGGACAAGGTGGGCAAGGATGGCGTCATAACCGTTGAAGAGGCAAAGAGTATGGCCACAACACTCGATATTGTTGAGGGCATGCAGTTTGACAGGGGTTATATCTCACCTTACTTCATAACAGACCCCGAGAGGATGGAGTGCAGTCTCGAGGATGCCTATATCCTGATTCACGACAAGAAGATATCAAGCATGCGTGACCTGATCCCCCTGCTTGAGCAGATAGCAAAGATGGGCAGGCCCTTACTTATTCTTTCTGAAGACGTAGATGGTGAGGCCCTTGCAACCCTGGTGGTCAACAAACTCCGGGGCACACTGCAGATCTGCGCTGTCAAGGCCCCTGGCTTTGGAGACAGGAGAAAGGCCATGCTTGAGGATATAGCCATACTTACGGGTGGTACCGTAATCTCGGAAGACCTCGGCATGAAACTTGAAACCGTCAAGATCAACGACCTCGGCCGTGCCAAGAAGATAACCGTTGACAAGGAGAACACCACCATTGTTGAAGGTGCAGGAGATACTTCAAGTATCCAGGGCCGCATCAAGCAGATAAAGACACAGATGGAAGAGACCACCTCGGATTATGACAGGGAGAAGCTCCAGGAGCGTCTTGCAAAGCTGGCAGGCGGTGTTGCCGTTATCAATGTAGGCGCTGCAACCGAGACCGAGATGAAGGAGAAGAAGGCCAGGGTTGAAGACGCATTACATGCAACAAGGGCAGCTGTTGAAGAGGGAATTATCCCTGGCGGCGGAGTGGCACTCCTTAGATGTATCCCTGCCATAGATGCTCTCAACCTTGAGGGTGACCAGCAGGTTGGAGTAAGCATAGTCAGGAAGGCCCTTGAAGAGCCGATCAAGCAGATCGTAGTCAACGCCGGTCTTGAGGGAGCGATAATCGTTGAAAAGGTAAAGGATTCAAAAGACTTAAACTACGGGTTTGATGCCCAGGATGAGAAGTTCACGAATATGATAGAGGCAGGGATTATCGATCCCACAAAGGTGACCAGGACAGCATTACAGAATGCCGCCTCTGTGGCATCCCTTATGCTGACCACCGAAGTTATGGTTACGGATATTCCTGAGAAGGAAGCTCCTGGCATGCCTCCAGGTATGCCTCCCGGCGGCGGAATGGATATGTACTAA
- the mltG gene encoding endolytic transglycosylase MltG produces the protein MHMFARLKSSIIICSLLSIVTFVIYSFLNILVPLNPKKPVEVYVKKGMTFSETVQKLQEGGLLRDKNIVLLVGKITRIDRKIKTGLYEFSGPVSPLQVINALLSGRVVEFKVTIPEGYNVWQIARALDASGIITEEDFFRFAYNREFLDSMNIDAPSIEGYIFPDTYSFPRGMPPQDVLKRLVSGMRRHFTAKMKDRAEELGLSEREVLTLASIIEKEARVDDERPLISAVFHNRLKRGMPLQADPTSIYGFKNSSGVITTKDLKRESPYNTYVIPGLPPGPIASPGLKSIMAALYPADVPYLFFVSDNNGGHRFSATEAEHRKAVKLYRAVKQGK, from the coding sequence ATGCACATGTTTGCCAGGTTAAAGAGTTCCATTATCATATGCTCCCTTCTCTCAATAGTAACCTTTGTTATCTATTCATTCCTTAATATTCTGGTCCCGCTGAATCCAAAAAAGCCTGTAGAGGTATATGTGAAGAAGGGAATGACCTTTTCTGAAACCGTTCAGAAACTTCAGGAAGGGGGGCTGCTAAGGGATAAGAATATCGTCCTTCTTGTTGGCAAGATAACCCGTATTGACAGAAAGATAAAGACGGGCCTCTATGAATTCAGCGGCCCTGTATCACCTCTTCAAGTAATTAATGCCCTGTTATCAGGACGGGTCGTGGAATTTAAAGTGACCATACCCGAGGGGTATAATGTCTGGCAGATTGCAAGAGCCCTTGATGCATCAGGTATTATTACAGAGGAGGATTTTTTCAGGTTTGCCTACAACAGGGAGTTCCTTGACAGTATGAATATTGATGCGCCGTCAATCGAGGGGTATATTTTTCCTGATACCTACAGTTTCCCAAGAGGTATGCCCCCGCAGGATGTACTGAAAAGACTGGTCTCCGGGATGAGGAGACATTTTACCGCGAAAATGAAGGACAGGGCGGAAGAATTGGGCCTTTCGGAGAGAGAGGTGCTGACCCTTGCCTCCATAATTGAAAAAGAGGCCAGGGTTGATGACGAGCGCCCCCTTATCTCGGCGGTATTTCACAACAGGCTGAAAAGGGGAATGCCCCTACAGGCAGACCCGACAAGCATTTATGGCTTCAAGAATTCGTCCGGAGTCATCACGACCAAAGACCTGAAGAGAGAATCTCCCTATAATACATATGTCATACCCGGACTTCCACCAGGCCCCATTGCCTCTCCGGGGTTGAAGTCAATTATGGCAGCCCTCTATCCGGCAGATGTGCCGTACCTCTTCTTTGTCTCTGACAATAATGGAGGGCACCGATTCTCCGCAACAGAGGCAGAGCACAGAAAGGCCGTTAAGTTGTACAGGGCGGTGAAGCAGGGCAAGTAA
- the ispG gene encoding flavodoxin-dependent (E)-4-hydroxy-3-methylbut-2-enyl-diphosphate synthase — protein MIKRRRTRKIFVGPVPVGGDAPISVQSMTKTDTRDIKATARQIRGLERAGCEIIRLAVPDIEAARAIGGIKRQVSIPVIADIHFDWRLALESISQGVSGLRINPGNIGAKWKVKEVVKAAGDHGVPIRIGVNSGSLEKDILKKYGRPTPEALVESAARHIEILENMDFRLIKVSLKGSGVPLTVDAYRSFSKRFDYPLHIGITEAGPPPVGVVKSAAGIGILLNEGIGDTIRVSLTAPSREEVEVAYEILKALDLRQRGVNIISCPTCGRCNLDIIRIAKRIHKNLSGASSPLTVAVMGCVVNGPGEAREADFGIAGGKGEGIVFKKGKVIKRVKEEELIDALMEAVEEDSGWR, from the coding sequence ATGATTAAGCGCAGGAGAACAAGAAAGATATTTGTGGGCCCGGTTCCTGTTGGTGGAGATGCGCCAATCTCTGTGCAGTCCATGACAAAGACCGACACCAGGGATATAAAGGCCACGGCAAGACAGATAAGGGGTCTTGAACGGGCGGGGTGCGAGATCATCCGGCTGGCTGTACCGGATATTGAAGCTGCAAGGGCAATCGGAGGTATTAAAAGACAGGTAAGCATTCCCGTGATAGCAGACATACATTTTGACTGGAGACTTGCCCTTGAGTCAATAAGTCAGGGTGTAAGCGGGTTGAGGATAAATCCCGGCAATATTGGTGCAAAGTGGAAGGTAAAAGAGGTTGTTAAGGCCGCTGGAGACCATGGTGTGCCGATAAGGATCGGGGTAAACTCGGGTTCCCTTGAGAAGGATATCCTTAAAAAGTATGGCCGTCCAACACCTGAGGCACTTGTTGAGAGTGCGGCCAGGCACATAGAAATACTTGAGAACATGGACTTCAGGCTCATAAAGGTATCGTTAAAAGGCTCGGGAGTTCCCCTTACCGTTGATGCATACAGGTCTTTTTCCAAAAGGTTTGACTATCCCCTCCATATAGGGATCACAGAGGCCGGCCCCCCGCCTGTCGGGGTTGTCAAGAGTGCTGCTGGTATCGGCATACTCCTTAATGAGGGGATAGGCGATACGATAAGGGTCTCTCTTACTGCCCCGTCCAGGGAGGAGGTAGAGGTCGCATATGAGATACTGAAAGCCCTTGACCTGAGACAGCGGGGTGTAAATATCATCTCCTGTCCCACGTGCGGCAGGTGTAATCTCGACATAATAAGGATTGCAAAAAGGATACATAAAAACCTCAGCGGGGCTTCGTCTCCCCTGACCGTGGCGGTTATGGGCTGTGTTGTTAATGGTCCCGGCGAGGCCCGGGAGGCTGACTTCGGGATAGCCGGCGGCAAGGGAGAGGGAATTGTATTCAAAAAGGGAAAGGTTATAAAGAGGGTGAAGGAAGAGGAGTTGATAGATGCCCTTATGGAAGCGGTTGAGGAGGATTCAGGGTGGAGGTAA
- the panC gene encoding pantoate--beta-alanine ligase translates to MEVIRNSRVMQQTVKEYLHRGISIGFVPTMGALHEGHLSLIRRCREENDISVVSIFVNPLQFGPSEDLSSYPRNMEDDMAELRKAGVDILFMPGVENIYPEGFATHVNVEHLSDRLCGHFRPGHFRGVATVVTKLLNIARPARAYFGQKDFQQFLIIKQLVRDLDIDTETVMCPTVREADGLAMSSRNQYLSPGERKAATVIYRTLCEAKRRVISGKVTFGEVKSFMEGTLSAEPLVEEVQYASAFDAGTLEDMSSLNVTIFRKKNILLAIAVRIGKTRLIDNELVEITGIKGGN, encoded by the coding sequence GTGGAGGTAATCAGAAATTCACGGGTAATGCAGCAGACTGTAAAGGAGTATCTTCACAGGGGCATTTCCATCGGTTTTGTTCCAACCATGGGCGCACTCCATGAGGGACACCTGAGCCTTATCCGCAGATGCAGGGAGGAAAACGATATCTCGGTGGTGAGTATCTTTGTTAACCCCTTGCAGTTTGGACCATCCGAGGACCTCAGCAGCTATCCCCGGAATATGGAGGATGATATGGCTGAGTTAAGGAAGGCGGGGGTTGACATCCTCTTCATGCCCGGGGTTGAAAATATCTATCCCGAGGGTTTTGCCACGCATGTCAATGTTGAGCACCTCTCTGACAGGCTCTGCGGCCATTTCAGGCCAGGTCACTTCAGGGGTGTGGCAACAGTTGTAACAAAGCTGCTGAATATTGCAAGGCCGGCAAGGGCCTACTTCGGTCAGAAGGATTTTCAGCAATTCCTGATTATAAAGCAGTTGGTAAGAGACCTTGATATTGACACTGAAACGGTCATGTGCCCTACAGTAAGGGAGGCGGATGGCCTTGCAATGAGTTCAAGGAATCAATATCTTTCACCTGGGGAGAGAAAGGCCGCAACTGTCATTTACAGGACCCTCTGCGAGGCAAAAAGGCGGGTGATTTCCGGAAAGGTCACATTTGGTGAGGTCAAATCCTTTATGGAAGGCACACTCTCGGCAGAGCCCCTTGTAGAGGAAGTTCAGTATGCCTCTGCTTTTGACGCCGGGACACTTGAAGATATGTCCTCCCTGAATGTTACTATATTCAGGAAAAAGAATATTCTGCTGGCCATAGCCGTCAGGATAGGTAAGACAAGACTGATTGACAACGA